AGACTCATGGAAGCACGTGTCTTTTTGTGACATTGTTGATTGGCATTTATCACAAGTAACCCAAAGAGTCGATAAgctttttcttgattttgacatttttttaacctgtaaaattttttatttttatttaaattttaatcttacaTCAAAGactattataaaaatgtattattaaatatttttttaaccttctgttattgtaaatataacctaaaataagtaaattgtcattaggaaaatttttccttACGACTTAGGTGacaattttatcttaaaataatgaaaatttttgatatcacttaaaaaaaattcaagtgataattcatcataaaaatatagagTCAATACATACCTGTTATATCtttaaatctaaatattgacgttgatGAATTTTATCCCTCAAACACGTGTGGGTATTTCAACAACACGCGCGAGTATTTTAACAACACGCGCATGCGCGCCCTCTAgccaatacattttttttaaattattggcGGGAATTTAAAGCAAAGTTTTTTTCAAGCGTAATTTTTGTTGAATGACAGCCGGTGACAGTCTAATTGGAGATCCCAGTTTGTGAAGGGCATAGAATATACTATGTATGCTAGCTTAATACTGTAATGTTTTTATCGTTACTATTAAATGatatagaattatattaaccacgtaaatataaatttaaatcaactaattaacaaaaatatgacGAATGCAAcagaaaattgtttattaaataccGGTTTGTTGGTTCTCTACATTATTTATCTCCAATCTGGTAAGTATTGACTCATAGTTCTTCGAATTTATTGGCAATAagcaataaaatattgaatattttaattataattcaacATTCTTtgcaattataaattctaaatgaattaatatttatttttaatttcactgcTCTTTTATTTCAGTCATAGCTGAAAGTAAAATCGAAAGCGCAAGCGACCTGGAACGAGAATTTGCAGATAAGCCGACACGATCTTTTCGTTGCTGTGCaagacatgaaaaaaaaattggagttGGCTATGGCaagtacaaaattttttgtgatgaatttttatgtactGAAATCAGAAGAAAtcttctacttttttttttttttgataaaaaaaataaattagcactaaaaaaatattttttaagtcacaaaatttttttttttattctcataaatttttttatctttatgataatttatttgtaataaaaaattcataaaaattcataatttttttcaacgagtaggttcttttttttttatcataatttttttttttttaagagttgTTATTGTAATGTAGATTGtcgaagtaaaatttatttggtgaAGCCGGATGTATGAAGCCAACAGCGTAACTACCAATATCATATTAATCAATTGAAGCGTGCGACGTAGCTACACAACTTGCCGTTGTAAAATTGTTCATCCGgttgattttataatagtgGTGCCCTTCCATTCAGTATCTTCACTTAGTAATGACCTACTTATAagtattaattcattaatatttatttaaatatttttaggtgTATCTGGTGAAGTAATATCTATTGACTCAGGACACTGTCGAAGAGTTTGTCCTCGTCACGCTTCGGACGACCCTGGAGATGTCAGCAAGCCGGCTGTACAGGTATAATTTATTGTcgatactttattttatttatttatttattttattatgttatgttatattttaatttgaattgatttatttgaattatcaGCGGTGTCCACCCCGTTCGCAATGCCACCCAAGGTCTTCACGTATGGAAAGGATTTCAACGCTTCAAGGTGTTAAAATAGTTGAAGTTGTCGATAGCTGCGATTGCTGGCATGAATCACCATGCAGTCGAACATCTTTTGAACAACTCGTTCATGCGGGAACACCTTATCAAGTTGCTGTGGACGTTGGCCTTTGTTTGGGAACATGTTCGAAAGGTAATACCTTCATTCAAGGATAAGGcatcttttaatttattgcactggattttatttatatttctctttttttactttttttttttttttcaaatttaattagcATTAGGTTGTAGACCTTTCAAGAATGGTACGGTCAGTATAAAAGGACCGAATGGtaagtaataaaaagttatttcattttcatgTGGGTGCATTTGATAGTAATTTATCTATAGATTCAAGATAAgctagatttttatttaagtttgtggaattttataataaaattagttggCTAAagttttattacatttttttattgtgtaagattttataaaattttatcactaAATTAGATgatattttgtgaaattttagtcacatttaaaaaaatgaagattgaattgattcttgaatcaatcattttaaatttttggataaaaataaaaaagttcttcATTGAAGAATTGTACTTTAGTAAAATAAGTTCGAAATAATGTTGAACTCTTTAAATATGCTGCTAAAATCgatgaaatttttggatttcAGCTATTTTTTGTGTCATCAaagttttaaatactttttaaaatttgttaaagcacaaatttttttttttcaactactacttacaattaaaatttaaagcttttaaaaaagaaaattaattataagtagAAGAGGAACGTTGTTGGGCAAAAAATTTGCTTATATCAActgaagaaaatatattttttgaacaaagtgataattatttatcaatcgAAGTTATAAAgatcttaattcaagaatctAGAAATTAAGAGAATATATATACTTAAAATGAAAACcgaatttcttcaaaataattttttttgaaaattaaatctgTTGGATGAAGTttgtttttctatcagtgaaaACGACTCAAAttatcaatgattttttattttatttttcaattgaaatttttaaatgtcatttGTGTctaaagctaaaaaatttctgcccttattttaattgtatgataaattttacaaatcgGCTATTACAACTGatcatttttgattaaataattaacaggGGATGAAATTTATCAAGTGATTCAAGAGTGCGGATGTGCTAATAGTTGTCATCGAATGGAGCGGATCGAAAGCATTCTCGACTACAGCCAACTTGAAATCAAACGAGGATCGAATACAAGTGATGTTAAACCACTCATCAGGGTATAATTACAagctattatatttatatttcgaaaaattCTCATAACGGATTTATGTCACATAAATCAATAATGTACTTGATATATAAATTGATGCATAAAGAAGTATTAATTGCATTGAAATTACAGCACATAAATGTTGGACACTGTGATGGATCGTGTCCAGGAAATCATACCGAAAAAACTTGTTTATTACGTGATAAAAAAAACCCCGCAAGATGTTTAGCTGGATTATATTCTAAGCAATATAAATGCACACCAGTTAGATTTAAAGTACACGAATATAGGTAAAgtacagtttttttttgcttcaacAATTTATGAGACATAAAATGCGGCCGCTTTTATAggtttactttttgtatttttgcaGAACACGAAGAGGCTCAAAGAgggaaattattgaaataacttCTTGCGCCTGTGTATGAAACTCAACATttgtgtaaaatatttataaacattatgatgataaacaaaacaaaacaGGTTGAAGCTGGGTAAACGAGGTCAACTTTCAAACGAAAagatattttatcaaatgaacatttatttgttttttaccTTACTTGTGTACAAAAAATCTTTCGGCTGGGCACAgctcaataattataataacaatttcgTAACATCATTAAGTCGAAGAATACagatcattttaattttcaaggtCATGTCCTCGAGATTGTTCAGTGCCACGTCACTATCTTCCTTCTTCTTTGTAATCTCTTTTTTATGAGCTTCGGTGAACCACATAGGGACGAGGTAGAggtataaagaaattttttccgttGCTCGGATTTCGCGATTTTTCTGGCTTCTCATTATCGcttgttattttttgaatcactGAATCTTCGTGATCTTCTAATGGTATCACTCCGTTCTGCacaaataatattatcaatcattaatgattaattgatcaattaaaactataaatattgataataaaaaatgaagaaagaaaataaatcatataaattttaattatgccTGAATAATTTCTTCATGGAAGGCTTCAGCTAACGCCGGATTTATGTTTATCAATGGTTCATTTCCGTGTCTTATGTACACTCCGATGTAACCCGGTTTGTTCTGTAAAATTTGAATAGGCTTCGAAtctgttaaaataacaaaagcaATTTATCGATTAAGTAATTAATGCactggataaaaaattaattgtaataatgtgtgatactgaaatcagattattttttttaatgaaaaattatgagggaaattaaaaaaaaattattgatgcaatttaaaaaaaaaatatttttatacagttttataataatttctttattaaaagaaactaaaaaattattagatatcggctgatttcaatataattaataaggtTTATTTACTTGTATAGTCACTAAATAAAACAACAGTCAcagaaattaacaaaatagaACTTTTGTAAAGATCAGTGTTAATCCGAGCCATTTCTGTGTGGTAAAACTGTAAGCGAGTCACTGAAACTTTTGTTCCCGTTCAGCAGACGTTTATATTACAGACGAGATGACCGGGCTGGCGTCTTTCTCCCCCCATTGTCGGCAAAAGTATTATAACCACCTTTAGGATTTATCTTATGTTACGTCTATCAAAATCAAGATAATAGAATAAGTCAGCGGACATCGTAGCCTGTAGGTATATTTTACCTGTATGAATTCTTTATTGATATTATCATCTTCCATTGCCCGGTATCATCATCAGTATTTATAGGATTGACGATAATCCAGCCACTAATCGATTTTATACTCAATTATGATCAATGATCATATTCAtaaaactcattttattacCAGTAATTGTATAGAATTGCTAATAATATTGcatattttaattagtattttcCCAGTAATTGTTTCTTTAGAAAACAAAGAATGAATCAGTGAAAATTTTACAGAATTACTTGATGGTTTGTAAGATAATGTCATAGAATGGGTGGTATGAGGTATTATGGAACTTTATTAGATATCTTATGGTTTGAGTAGATTGTGCGAACTACATTGTACCTAATCGACACTAGTAAGATCTACTTTTATCTAGGATGATCCGCTTCTGcttgcagttttttaaaaacaaattatctgGTATAAAGTACTCAATTGTCAATCTTGTTTctaagttttatattttttagggATTTCTTTGATTtcttttgattaaataatcgtGTAGATTCTGAGAAGAATTTTGGTACGAAATTATAAgcatttaaaattactaagcattttaattgttaatttgtaatggtaaagttaaattaaagttaaagattaaagtaaaataatttttaatgctttTTACATTGAATTCAGgaagaacaaattttaaaagttaagaGAGGAATAAAACAACGAACttcatttcaattatttttcataataaatttatgaatgtcaaaaaaattatttttgtacaaTAATTTAAGTCATAATagatatcattaaaattataatttaataaagtttttctaatattttttacttgaaaattaatgtaaaaataaaataaattatttataaactacTAAATTAAACATTCTTGACTAAAGTTGCAATAATTTaagtatacataaaaaaaattttaaaactaaaagttGATACTTTACGaagtcttttttttatttcttaatgagcagattaaaaaattttttatgaaattttatagtttttcataattttgtcTTTCAAGATTTATCAACTggatcaaattaaaaaaatgttttcatttCCATTCATTATTAAAGACGTTTTCCATTAAGCTCACAGTTGAAAAGCTAGAGATTCTTTTTACTTGCAGAAGAAATTATAGGAATTTTTAAGGAAATTATATaatgttttttgaatttagtttcaaaataataatgccattattgattaaatattttataaaaaagaacgaaaaacaataaaattatgcaaaattatgtgatttttatccattaatatttattattattataaatgtgataaatgataaaagtTCGAAAAATGTAtacttattatgaaataatttcgGTAACTGTGATATTGGATTATTAGACTGCGTGGGCGGTTGAATGTAAGTCAATGACTTACAAAAAAGAGCGATCAATACGAGAGTATAACGTACTTATCTTTCTTTCACTTTCCCTTCTTGGGTTAAACAAGCTTGCCGAATCACACTCGATTCCttcattaatataaatgaaTCACCATATTATACATTGTATACTCCACGTTTCCTCATATTAATGATATCATCGTCATATTCTGAAACGTAACTTTTATGGGATACCGATAATCCAAGtacaattgttattaatttttacatgtaatcgtaattaattacttaaaattattaatgcaattttataaaattgccaAAAATAAacgtcaatttattattagccataaaaaaatcgaaaaatcaacatgaataagtttttttttcaagctattatatatatacttttttttcaaattattaatagtattatagtttgaaaaaacaaataaataaaataatcttgaacatgataaaaaattgaaaaattatcatgattgaatttttttcgaataatcaaaatttttttttgtaaaagcttatcaaagataaataatgtaaacgtcaatagaattttatcaatgatgaaaaattgaaaaatcatcATGAATTAATACTTTTCGAATATTTATatgattgtttaaaaaaaaatacttcttttatttatcaaaaaaagaattttcttcaattacaaaaaattaacatatttgaattttttcaaataattgcatattttttatttaaattttgatcaaaaacaaaataatttaaaagaaaaataattttattttaatgatgaaaaatcaaaatattttaaacaattgtgattacatataatttatattattctaataatattctaatttcataattataaattatcattaggctaacagatattaaaaaaaattttgtattttctttttattaacttacaattttatttaaaaaaattaaaaaaaaattagtaaaatgtGAATGTTATTGcttaaaaaagtatatttttaaattgttattaaaaaaaaataataaaatataaattatctaacataatctcaaaaaatagactttccataaaaataaaagctttGTTATAGAAAAGTTTATTGTTAAcgagaataattattaatttttccacGCAACATGATCCAACTCCCATTTAACTCCCACTCCCACGTCGCGACTGCTGACTCCCCAAGCAACTCCAACCATGAATCTCTCCTTATTCGAGCGCTGTCGAGCGATCAGTACGGTCGTTCGTCTTCGTCGAAGTTATTCATCTCGTATAAAAAATCTTTGCGGATTTTTCGCTGTTTTATCTGTGCATTAATAGTGAAGTATCACTCTTAAAGTTACTGGCGTACTAATTAAAtccatcattatcattatctaaGTGGTTTCATCAGAGACTTTGGTCGAAAGGTTTGTTTTACTTGTGAATAGAAACGAAAGcgcatttattatttaatcaattttgtgCTCTAATAAAGGAGATTATTTATAGTGACCGTTGTGGGGTGAATACACGTGTGTGAATTATAACTAGTGTGCTTTGCATTTATTATCTTggtgcataaataaataaataaatccataaataaataaataaatgattaatcaTCAATCGCAGTTGCTTATAAGctgtcaaaatttaaatttagatgCGTCATTTTGGAGTTTTAAGCTTCAGTAAATTTTTACTGATATGCGTAAAATCATtgaagactaaaaaaaaaactcattaaattttttggaaaaacttGTCACTATTGTATTGATTATCAAAGTCAGTATTAAGCCGGCGACTCTGTCATATCAAAATCCGGGCGGGGTGTCCATGTGAGGTAGACTCACTTTCGATTCCCAAAGACGCTCGgcaaaaaaatcatgaaaggTTCGAACATTTGCAGCTGTCCCATTATTCGTCTTAAATTTTGGGTCCAGACAGacctttttaattttgtctctttctctctctgttGCTTTCTTATTCTTTATCCCCGTTTTTTAACCATCTGTCATTCCCACGAGAGAGTAAATAACCCACTCCTCATACACATCATatcttcataaaaaataccatCAAGAGCCCTAGAGCAATAAAaacaaagttaattaataaaattaaacagaaAAGAGGAATTGTCGCATTTAAAATTGAGTTTCCGGTTAAAACAAGACTCTGAAGCATAAACGGAGTTGGTGGTATACTACCCAGTTCTCGTTGCTAAATTGGTAACACACAAAGTGccttttgtattttttgagCTAAGAAATTGAACAGTTGCTCGCACGTTGCTTTCAGTGTGAAACAGAGCAGGTAGTAGTTGAACATCTATACATGTATGTATATGTCATCGTCGAGTCTGGTTTTTCAGGTTGCTTTTGTTGAGGGCGGTATTTTCCTCAGTACCGGCCCTGGTGTTTAGTACGCCTGCGTCCGAGATTATCTTCCCCTGTGAACTACCCCATTGCAGCTGTCTACCGACAACAATGCTTTTTTTAAACACAATAAAATAGAGATAGAAAAAAACtaggatttatttttactctgaTCGAATCTAGTTTTCTATTTTGGTTCGTCTTTAAATCTGATCTTGGTCCTGGAGATTATTCACCGAATTCATTTTGGATCCAGGTTCTTATTTTGATGGATTTTAGGTTTGGTGATGTCAGTTAGCCGTGATACGGTCCTGAGGAGCACGTCCTATATGACATGGGAGGCAGATGCACGGTTAGCAAGCTCTCGAGGTTGGCGATCAATAAACCCACAGCCACAGCAGAGAAGAGCGTGAGCGAGAAACTTCACCGGCGCTCTTTTGGAGCCCCTTACGCCCCCACGACCCTCATCTCGACATCTCTTGGTATCATCTCTTCTCTTCTCGTTTCACTACCGAAACTCGCCCCCTTCTTCCGCTCGATTCTATTCGTTCACGTTGTCCACGCTATCTAACACGTGTACTCACACACCCTTATGCTGATACAAGTCTATGTATGTAGACTTATAATATGAATACATATCGTatctttcataaaaaaattcaacctcATCACCTTTACTTTCATCTTCCGGATATAACAATTTCTCGTTTCCTCGATGATAATTTTCAGCATAAATAACTTcctattagataaaaattgagACGAGTAATTTCTACTGTTGGTGTTAAAgggtatttttaaattcatttttaaccaAAGTTTTTATGTCTACATGGAAGaggaataaaatttcatgagtaACAAAAGCAAATTTATTGGGTTGAATCATCCAAGGTTAAGATGAAGATCTCAAACTGGTAGACAATTGTGTGGTATGGTGGGACAATATGAGAGTTATAAGAGTAGAGTAGTAACACTGATTAGTATACAGTGGAAATTcttattttctattatatataacatacACATGTGTAAGATGTAAAAAGATTGGCGGCCAGTCGTCTTAGTCGCGATATAATCACGTCATTCTAGCCAACAACATGAAATCATACAAATGTAGTTGGTGTATCTTGTAGTAACAAGCTGTTAAGATAGttatggaataaaaaatattaatattttcacatgttaaaacatttaaaaacagattctagattattatttttttgagctatTTCAATGAGGAATTGCTAATTCGGTTTTAATTCGGCtctagtaaaataattaacattttatgttttaaattCCAGGATTTTCTAACGCAATCAtttatctcaattttttaagttaaaaagttttgattgaaaagtttatgattgaaaataaatgtgttgctaaaaaaatcataaataaaatgataattagtATAATAGTTGTTTAACAAAATACActtgatgaatgtaatttttaaacaaacattaattttacaaagCTGTTATCTACGCTGTCTTAAAGTTGTAATTTTTCAGCCACGAGGTTGCTTTAGAACCTTTTTGAATTGTTCTttagtattcgactttttgATTATTTGTAAGTTTAGCATTAGTCATACACAATACACTTACAATCAATCATAGATCAAACATGCACTCAATTTTAGATTTAATGTGAAgatagaaatatttcttataaaaaaatttagcgatCAATGTTCATGATTATTGATTGAAATTGAGTTTAAaatggttaataaatatttataataattttgaaagtaattttattttaaatacaaatattgttCCATATTGttggtaagttttttttaaaggatAAAATATTCTTCGATGTATAAAGTCTAGAACTTCGAATCTCgatattcaataaatctttCTCCATATCtgaatttgatttaaatacTGAACTTGAAGTGTTTTTCTAGAGCAAAaggttatatattattttacgaacttcaaaagtaataaataaataagaaatgtcaaCGGATAACTGACCTAGAAAGACTATCAATTTAGGTGATAAAGGCGCCTAGATATGATGAATTGAAACAATCGAAATGAATTACCGGAagcaataaatttacttataatAGAGTCCTAATACAACGAGTTATTTAAATCACGATAtcttatattgaaaaatacaatatttattgtttgattATACAATAATTGCATTTTCAAGCACATGTAGAAGATGAAATTTAGTAAACAGAATTAAAGCTAATCGTCTATGATCTACTTTGACTGCAGCATAATAtaagtattataaattataacacttGTAGCaagttaataagtttaaatgtCAAGTAAGATTAA
This genomic interval from Cotesia glomerata isolate CgM1 linkage group LG1, MPM_Cglom_v2.3, whole genome shotgun sequence contains the following:
- the LOC123258464 gene encoding uncharacterized protein LOC123258464 isoform X1, which codes for MTNATENCLLNTGLLVLYIIYLQSVIAESKIESASDLEREFADKPTRSFRCCARHEKKIGVGYGVSGEVISIDSGHCRRVCPRHASDDPGDVSKPAVQRCPPRSQCHPRSSRMERISTLQGVKIVEVVDSCDCWHESPCSRTSFEQLVHAGTPYQVAVDVGLCLGTCSKALGCRPFKNGTVSIKGPNGDEIYQVIQECGCANSCHRMERIESILDYSQLEIKRGSNTSDVKPLIRHINVGHCDGSCPGNHTEKTCLLRDKKNPARCLAGLYSKQYKCTPVRFKVHEYRTRRGSKREIIEITSCACV
- the LOC123258464 gene encoding uncharacterized protein LOC123258464 isoform X2; this encodes MTNATENCLLNTGLLVLYIIYLQSVIAESKIESASDLEREFADKPTRSFRCCARHEKKIGVGYGVSGEVISIDSGHCRRVCPRHASDDPGDVSKPAVQRCPPRSQCHPRSSRMERISTLQGVKIVEVVDSCDCWHESPCSRTSFEQLVHAGTPYQVAVDVGLCLGTCSKGDEIYQVIQECGCANSCHRMERIESILDYSQLEIKRGSNTSDVKPLIRHINVGHCDGSCPGNHTEKTCLLRDKKNPARCLAGLYSKQYKCTPVRFKVHEYRTRRGSKREIIEITSCACV
- the LOC123258484 gene encoding uncharacterized protein LOC123258484, giving the protein MARINTDLYKSSILLISVTVVLFSDYTNSKPIQILQNKPGYIGVYIRHGNEPLININPALAEAFHEEIIQNGVIPLEDHEDSVIQKITSDNEKPEKSRNPSNGKNFFIPLPRPYVVHRSS